From a region of the Panicum virgatum strain AP13 chromosome 2K, P.virgatum_v5, whole genome shotgun sequence genome:
- the LOC120695634 gene encoding zinc-finger homeodomain protein 9-like has translation MEAMDVKYKPLMFPNGAAVKKVKPAAVAPAAGEPLYRECLKNHAASLGGHAVDGCGEFMPSPGANPADPTSLKCAACGCHRNFHRRAVEGSPPPPAPLALPAPPVLPSVLHGQPHRGGEETPDDRLPGAVDDSDSDSDGSEYDEERSVSPPHHVPAPVAQQPPPPPYFPSGPHMLLSLGSGAPGAALAAAAQRLPSAQLTPSSAPPPGAAMPRKRFRTKFTAEQKQRMQELSERLGWRLQKRDEAIVDEWCRDIGVGKGVFKVWMHNNKHNFLGGHSARRSASSSAPGAAAPSFNMSAVTLPPPPPVLTSSPPSASGFNINGAASSAPTATAGHPDNVNGASSPQSA, from the coding sequence ATGGAAGCCATGGACGTCAAGTACAAGCCCCTCATGTTCCCCAACGGCGCCGCCGTCAAGAAGGTGAagccggcggccgtggcgccggcggcgggggagccgCTGTACCGGGAGTGCCTCAAGAACCACGCCGCGAGCCTGGGCGGCCACGCCGTGGACGGCTGCGGGGAGTTCATGCCCTCGCCGGGAGCCAACCCCGCTGACCCGACGTCGCTCAAGTGCGCGGCGTGCGGGTGCCACCGCAACTTCCACCGCCGGGCGGTggagggctccccgccgccgcccgcgccgctggcgctgccggcgccgcccgtgCTGCCGAGCGTGCTGCACGGCCAGccgcaccgcggcggcgaggagacgCCCGATGACCGACTCCCGGGGGCCGTCGAcgactccgactccgactcGGACGGCTCCGAGTACGACGAGGAGCGGTCGGTGTCCCCGCCGCACCACGTGCCGGCGCCGGTGGCGCAgcagccgcccccgccgccgtacTTCCCGTCGGGGCCGCATATGCTGCTCTCGCTCGGCTCCGGCGCGCCGGGGGCCGcgctggcggccgcggcgcagaGGCTGCCCTCCGCCCAGCTGACGCCGTCGAGCGCGCCGCCCCCCGGGGCCGCGATGCCGAGGAAGCGGTTCCGCACCAAGTTCACCGCCGAGCAGAAGCAGCGGATGCAGGAGCTGTCGGAGCGGCTCGGGTGGCGGCTGCAGAAGCGCGACGAGGCCATCGTCGACGAGTGGTGCCGCGACATCGGCGTCGGCAAGGGCGTCTTCAAGGTCTGGATGCACAACAACAAGCACAACTTCCTGGGCGGCCACAGCGCTCGGCgcagcgcctcctcctccgcccccggcgccgccgcaccgtcaTTCAACATGTCTGCCGTCacccttccccctccccctcccgtcCTCACCTCGTCACCGCCCTCCGCCAGCGGCTTCAACATCaacggcgccgcctcctccgcccccaccgccaccgccggccacccgGACAACGTCAACGGAGCCTCGTCGCCGCAGTCCGCATAA